From Vibrio crassostreae, one genomic window encodes:
- a CDS encoding IS3 family transposase, with the protein MALTLKGKYPLKHLLHTLQLAKSVFYYQAQTSKRPNSYERELRLIKSIYHEHKGRYGYRRIHLELKNQGVVLNHKTVQRLMAQLNLKSTVRIKKYRSYRGESGTAAPNVLERDFSATQPDEKWVTDVTEFKVKEQKVYLSPIVDLFTQEVVAYRVAQNACLPLVTDMLTEAISKLKPNSKPIIHSDQGWQYRHRQYQKKVAESGLTQSMSRKGNCLDNAVAENFFALLKTEMYHNQSFEDADALIEQIKEYIEYYNTKRIKVKLKGLTPIEYRTQALKAA; encoded by the coding sequence ATAGCTCTAACTCTTAAAGGCAAGTACCCACTAAAGCACTTACTGCACACTCTACAGCTGGCAAAAAGTGTCTTTTATTATCAGGCTCAAACGAGCAAGCGCCCAAATAGCTACGAACGTGAGCTGCGGTTGATAAAGTCAATTTATCATGAACATAAGGGTCGATACGGCTACCGCCGTATTCACTTGGAACTAAAAAATCAGGGGGTCGTGCTTAATCACAAAACGGTTCAAAGACTTATGGCTCAGCTGAACCTTAAATCGACAGTCAGGATTAAAAAGTATCGTTCATACCGAGGAGAGTCTGGAACAGCAGCTCCCAACGTGCTTGAAAGAGATTTTAGTGCGACTCAACCCGACGAAAAGTGGGTAACTGATGTCACGGAGTTCAAAGTCAAAGAGCAGAAAGTATACTTGTCTCCCATTGTCGACTTGTTTACTCAGGAAGTGGTTGCTTATAGAGTGGCCCAAAATGCCTGCTTGCCGCTTGTCACGGATATGCTGACGGAGGCTATATCAAAGCTGAAACCCAACTCAAAGCCAATTATACACAGCGATCAAGGTTGGCAATATCGCCATCGACAGTATCAGAAAAAGGTAGCGGAGAGTGGGTTAACGCAAAGCATGTCGAGAAAAGGTAACTGCTTGGATAATGCGGTTGCTGAAAACTTTTTTGCTTTACTCAAAACAGAGATGTATCACAACCAAAGCTTTGAAGATGCAGATGCTCTGATAGAGCAAATTAAAGAATACATCGAGTACTACAATACCAAACGTATAAAAGTGAAACTAAAAGGCCTGACTCCGATAGAATATCGAACTCAGGCCTTGAAAGCCGCTTAA
- the rsmF gene encoding 16S rRNA (cytosine(1407)-C(5))-methyltransferase RsmF, with the protein MHANVYIPEEFLTHIEAIMPSHLDMASFVASCQKPLRKSIRVNTLKISVEDFLVRAKEKGWELEPVPWCETGFWITADESEAPLGNTAEHMSGLFYIQEASSMMPPSALFQGEADYQAVLDTAAAPGSKTTQIAALMNNRGVLVANEYAASRVKVLHANIERCGVRNAALSNFDGRVFGGWLPEQFDAVLLDAPCSGEGTIRKDADAMKNWTYQSVVDIADTQKDLIESAFHALKPNGVLVYSTCTLSTEENQQVCHHLKETFGDAVEFESLESLFDNAKATTTEEGFLHIFPQVYDSEGFFVARIRKLASVTPPEVKKRMGKFPFEKASKKTQQEVAEQLMSALDIELPSDTQVWIRDKDVWLFPEALEPMIGEFRFSRMGIKIAETHKKGYRWQHQVATTLATGNEAIIVDLSIQDAREWFMGRDVRPEGLSGKGEVLVKYNGTIIGLGKWVGNRVKNGLPRELVRDKNLF; encoded by the coding sequence TTGCACGCTAACGTATATATTCCTGAAGAATTCCTAACGCACATCGAAGCAATCATGCCGAGTCATCTAGATATGGCTTCTTTTGTCGCATCATGCCAAAAACCACTTCGTAAAAGTATTCGAGTCAACACATTGAAAATCAGTGTTGAAGACTTCCTAGTACGAGCAAAAGAGAAAGGCTGGGAACTGGAACCTGTACCTTGGTGCGAAACGGGCTTTTGGATTACAGCGGACGAAAGTGAAGCGCCACTAGGTAATACGGCAGAACACATGTCTGGTCTTTTCTACATCCAAGAAGCCAGCTCGATGATGCCACCTTCGGCACTTTTCCAAGGCGAAGCTGATTACCAAGCGGTGTTAGACACGGCGGCTGCACCCGGTTCTAAAACAACGCAAATCGCTGCGCTAATGAATAATCGCGGCGTATTGGTTGCCAACGAATACGCAGCAAGCCGTGTGAAAGTCCTTCACGCTAACATTGAACGTTGTGGCGTTCGTAATGCCGCTCTAAGTAACTTTGACGGTCGAGTTTTCGGTGGTTGGTTACCAGAACAGTTTGATGCTGTACTGCTTGATGCACCCTGCTCTGGCGAAGGTACCATTCGTAAAGACGCTGATGCGATGAAGAACTGGACGTATCAATCTGTGGTCGACATTGCCGACACGCAAAAAGATCTGATTGAAAGTGCATTCCATGCGCTTAAACCTAATGGTGTGTTGGTTTACTCAACGTGTACGCTTAGCACCGAAGAGAACCAACAAGTGTGTCATCACTTAAAAGAGACCTTTGGTGATGCGGTTGAATTCGAATCTCTGGAGTCACTGTTCGACAATGCAAAAGCAACCACGACAGAGGAAGGTTTCCTTCATATCTTCCCACAGGTGTATGACTCAGAAGGTTTCTTCGTTGCACGTATCCGCAAACTAGCGTCTGTAACACCACCAGAAGTTAAAAAGCGTATGGGTAAATTCCCATTTGAAAAAGCATCAAAGAAAACTCAGCAAGAAGTCGCTGAACAACTAATGAGTGCTCTCGATATCGAACTGCCAAGTGACACTCAAGTTTGGATTCGTGACAAAGACGTTTGGCTATTCCCAGAAGCGCTCGAGCCGATGATCGGTGAATTCCGCTTCTCTCGTATGGGCATCAAGATCGCAGAAACCCATAAAAAGGGTTACCGCTGGCAACACCAAGTGGCAACGACGCTAGCCACAGGCAATGAAGCCATCATTGTAGACCTTAGCATCCAAGACGCTCGTGAGTGGTTCATGGGACGAGATGTTCGCCCGGAAGGCTTGTCAGGTAAAGGCGAAGTACTAGTGAAGTACAATGGTACAATCATCGGCCTTGGTAAGTGGGTTGGCAACCGAGTGAAGAATGGTTTACCACGCGAACTCGTCCGCGATAAGAACCTTTTCTAG
- a CDS encoding CvfB family protein: MKLAKAYQRSRIISAKFKVETILMINIGQINNLEVVKQADFGVFLDASDYGTVLLPKRFTPEGVEIGQKLDVFLYIDSDNQIAATTEKPIAQVGQFGLMTVEGVNSTGAFMSWGVKGKDLLVPFSEQRGRLNEGQSILVYVYIDKASSRIVGTTKFNKWLDNTPATYKQNEQVDLIIAERSQLGYKAIVNGEHWGMIFPSDIIGKLFIGKTLKGYIKNVREEDGKIDLSLQKIGVAKMDDLSTKILDLLEKKGGFLPLNDKSSPDAIFSAFRTSKGTFKKTIGGLYKSGKISIDKEGIRLTK, translated from the coding sequence ATGAAACTAGCGAAAGCATATCAGAGATCACGTATAATCTCCGCCAAATTTAAAGTAGAGACAATCTTGATGATTAATATTGGTCAAATAAACAACTTAGAAGTAGTAAAACAAGCAGACTTCGGTGTATTCCTTGACGCTAGCGACTATGGAACCGTGTTGCTGCCGAAACGATTTACTCCTGAAGGTGTTGAAATTGGTCAAAAGTTAGATGTTTTCTTATACATTGATTCTGACAACCAGATCGCTGCAACGACTGAAAAACCGATTGCTCAAGTAGGGCAGTTTGGTTTGATGACCGTTGAAGGTGTAAACAGCACTGGTGCATTCATGAGTTGGGGCGTGAAAGGTAAAGACCTATTGGTTCCTTTCAGCGAGCAACGTGGCCGTTTAAACGAAGGTCAGTCAATCTTAGTATATGTATATATTGATAAAGCATCTAGCCGCATTGTAGGTACAACAAAGTTCAACAAGTGGTTAGACAACACGCCTGCGACTTATAAGCAAAACGAACAAGTGGATCTTATCATCGCTGAACGTAGCCAATTGGGTTACAAAGCAATCGTGAATGGCGAGCACTGGGGCATGATTTTCCCATCTGACATCATCGGTAAGCTGTTCATCGGTAAAACACTGAAAGGCTACATTAAAAATGTTCGTGAAGAAGACGGTAAGATTGACTTGTCTCTTCAGAAGATTGGCGTCGCTAAGATGGATGACCTAAGCACTAAGATTCTAGACTTGCTTGAAAAGAAAGGTGGCTTCTTGCCATTGAATGACAAGTCTTCACCGGATGCGATTTTCTCTGCATTCAGAACCAGTAAAGGTACGTTCAAAAAGACCATTGGTGGTTTGTACAAGTCTGGCAAAATCTCGATCGACAAAGAAGGCATTCGCTTAACCAAATAA
- a CDS encoding 3-deoxy-7-phosphoheptulonate synthase: protein MPLKTDELRTQALGPMPTPAELGNAHPITDDVAERIKNSRRQIEDILTGRDNRLLVIVGPCSVHDTDAALDYAERLSQIQDQYKDELFVVMRTYFEKPRTVVGWKGLITDPNLDGSYALETGLNKARKLLLDINKLGLATATEFLDMITGQYIADLITWGAIGARTTESQIHREMASALSCPVGFKNATNGNIKIAIDAIRAAHASHYFYSPDKNGRMTVYRTSGNPYGHVILRGGDKGPNFDAESVDTACKQLAEFDLPQRLVVDFSHANCQKQHRKQLEVAQDICEQIKSNKNQIAGIMAESFIVEGNQPMTDINNLEYGKSITDPCLSWEDTATMLDMLATAIKDRNLA from the coding sequence ATGCCATTAAAAACTGATGAGTTGAGAACCCAAGCTCTGGGTCCTATGCCAACTCCTGCCGAACTAGGCAATGCACACCCTATTACTGACGACGTTGCTGAGCGCATTAAAAATTCTCGCCGCCAAATCGAAGACATCCTAACTGGTCGTGATAACCGCCTATTAGTTATCGTAGGCCCTTGCTCTGTTCACGATACAGATGCGGCACTTGATTACGCTGAGCGCCTAAGCCAGATTCAAGACCAGTACAAAGATGAACTGTTCGTTGTAATGAGAACCTACTTCGAGAAGCCTCGTACGGTTGTAGGTTGGAAGGGTTTGATTACCGATCCAAACCTTGATGGTTCATACGCACTTGAAACGGGCTTAAACAAAGCTCGTAAGCTTCTGTTAGACATCAACAAGCTTGGCTTAGCAACAGCAACTGAATTCCTTGATATGATCACAGGTCAGTACATTGCAGACCTTATCACTTGGGGCGCGATTGGCGCTCGTACAACTGAATCTCAGATTCACCGTGAAATGGCTTCTGCACTGTCTTGCCCAGTTGGCTTCAAGAACGCGACCAACGGCAATATCAAGATTGCTATCGATGCAATTCGTGCAGCGCATGCGTCACACTACTTCTACTCTCCAGATAAGAATGGCCGCATGACGGTTTACCGTACTTCTGGCAACCCATACGGTCACGTTATTCTACGCGGTGGTGATAAAGGCCCTAACTTCGACGCTGAATCTGTAGATACCGCATGTAAGCAACTGGCTGAATTCGACCTGCCTCAACGTTTGGTTGTAGACTTCAGCCACGCTAACTGTCAGAAACAGCACCGTAAGCAGTTAGAAGTTGCACAAGACATTTGTGAGCAAATTAAATCTAACAAGAACCAAATTGCAGGCATCATGGCAGAAAGCTTCATTGTTGAAGGTAACCAACCAATGACCGACATCAACAACCTAGAATATGGCAAGTCAATTACTGACCCATGCCTAAGCTGGGAAGATACGGCAACAATGCTAGACATGCTTGCAACAGCAATTAAAGATAGAAACTTAGCTTAA
- a CDS encoding YajQ family cyclic di-GMP-binding protein has translation MPSFDIISEVEAVELRNAVDNANRELSTRFDFRGVEASFDYKDESVKLTAQDDFQLKQMRDILRSNLTKRNVDPNAMEAKAADQTGRTWHQTVIFKQGIETDVAKKIVKLIKDNKVKVQASIQGDKVRVTGKKRDDLQAVMALVRSGELGQPFQFDNFRD, from the coding sequence ATGCCATCATTTGACATTATCTCTGAAGTAGAAGCAGTAGAACTGCGTAACGCGGTAGACAACGCAAACCGTGAACTATCGACTCGTTTCGATTTCCGCGGCGTTGAAGCAAGCTTTGATTACAAAGATGAATCAGTAAAATTGACTGCTCAAGACGATTTTCAACTGAAGCAAATGCGCGATATCCTTCGTAGCAACCTAACAAAGCGTAATGTTGATCCTAACGCGATGGAAGCAAAAGCGGCAGACCAAACAGGTCGCACTTGGCACCAAACGGTTATCTTTAAGCAAGGCATTGAAACTGATGTAGCGAAGAAGATCGTTAAACTAATCAAAGACAACAAAGTTAAAGTTCAAGCTTCTATCCAAGGCGACAAAGTTCGTGTAACAGGTAAGAAACGTGATGATCTACAAGCTGTTATGGCTCTAGTTCGCAGCGGTGAGCTTGGTCAACCATTCCAGTTTGACAACTTCCGCGACTAA
- a CDS encoding putative PEP-binding protein, with the protein MTQENQSTLHPELVLGDVLPSYNDNNNSNHLYVSLSELVMDRVFYHPSIESHLDTLTDIEKTSLNAILGDKTVDEHFVSTLVIAIQAAVQPNHISVRIALSSADSYGFRSLLGGNCEAEEINPALGVRGVARYATPEYSKAFALECQVIKTLREQGINVEVVVPYVRALSDAAKIIDLLAEQGLPRGLNGLKVLFSCDVPSAVLLSERLLHYFDGVVVNVDSLASFTLGVDKDNEAQKHAFDPQNEAVITLLDMIVKATLHAKKPVLLVTQGLVDYPRLQGYIADLEGVETVVTA; encoded by the coding sequence ATGACTCAAGAAAATCAAAGCACTTTGCACCCAGAACTTGTTTTAGGTGATGTGCTGCCTTCTTACAACGATAATAATAATTCCAACCACTTATACGTTTCATTATCCGAATTGGTAATGGACCGCGTCTTCTACCACCCAAGTATTGAAAGTCATTTAGATACACTTACTGATATCGAAAAAACGTCTTTAAATGCGATCCTTGGTGATAAAACAGTTGATGAGCATTTTGTTTCGACCTTGGTGATTGCGATTCAAGCTGCCGTTCAGCCAAATCACATTTCTGTTCGTATCGCATTAAGCAGTGCAGACAGCTATGGCTTCCGTTCGCTGCTTGGCGGTAACTGTGAAGCTGAAGAGATTAACCCAGCACTAGGCGTTCGTGGCGTTGCTCGTTACGCGACACCAGAGTACAGCAAGGCTTTCGCTTTAGAGTGTCAGGTCATTAAAACGTTGCGAGAGCAGGGCATTAACGTTGAAGTGGTTGTACCGTATGTACGAGCATTAAGCGATGCAGCTAAGATTATTGATCTGCTTGCAGAGCAAGGCTTACCACGCGGCCTGAATGGTTTGAAAGTACTGTTCTCATGTGATGTGCCGTCTGCAGTGTTATTGAGCGAACGTCTATTGCATTACTTTGATGGTGTTGTGGTAAACGTTGATAGCTTAGCGTCTTTCACTTTAGGTGTAGATAAGGACAATGAAGCTCAGAAACACGCTTTCGATCCACAAAACGAGGCTGTTATTACCTTGTTAGATATGATTGTTAAAGCGACGCTGCATGCGAAGAAGCCTGTACTGCTGGTGACTCAAGGCTTGGTTGATTACCCGCGTCTACAAGGTTACATTGCCGATCTTGAAGGCGTAGAAACGGTCGTGACTGCATAA
- a CDS encoding MlaD family protein: MNNDNQSQTSYSPEVRKNKGISPLWILPILTVALAGWLVMKSIHDAGQRVQIYFSDAAGLVAGRTTIRYQGLEVGMVRDITLSKDLSSIYVDADIYPEAKKLLSKGTRFWLVKPTASLSGISGLDALVSGNYIAIHPSETKEDPETVFQALESSPSDLLASEGLNISLTTKDLGGVSVGSQIVYRKIPIGEVYNYQLNDNAKSVTIQASIKDEYSHIITDQSRFWNVSGLGASIGFSGVDVRLESLSALLGGSIAVDSPGEGQPVEMNTKFKLYPDLKTAGRGISIKIAVPDDNKISATGAPIMYRGIEIGQITDLSLSEGRENVVASAAIQPAFSDFLNSGSKFVLEEAELSLTGMKNIANLVTGNFLTLVPGEGEKARRFTAIRKNEFSQEQEKSVAIRLTSNNSFGLDVGTQLLYKGIAVGSIIHVGLVDGVGTGSDKHEVFMDALIDNEYAHLIKSHNRFFVTGSATAELTESGLSVTVPPAKQLLTGSISFVSEGKSEARTNYQLFQSKSLAEIAKFNQSGSKTLSLFASELPSISKGSPLLYRNLQVGSISDFQLADGGVRIKVTIENRYTHLLNKHTVFWNRSGVEVDASLSGISIKAAPVKTLIQGGIAFDSLPGIDNKLGDVWKLYKDSKSARKFGRAITITSSGDQEVSKGMAIKYQGVTVGEVTLVIPNFNKGGIEITARILPEYVDKIAVANSHFWLAEPEIGLNGIKNVSALLSKHINVDPGKGERNTKFKLSKGPVQPEGKIFQLQSETRGSVSEGTPILFRELEIGSVIDVQLGEFADRIISTIQIEPDYAYLIRANTVFWNVSGVDVSIGLSGANIKAGTVDSLLRGGITFSTPPTNELQPVASEDQSFYLYPKAEDEWKSWRTAIPRP, translated from the coding sequence ATGAACAACGATAACCAATCACAAACGTCATATTCACCAGAAGTAAGGAAAAACAAAGGCATCTCACCTTTGTGGATTCTACCGATATTAACCGTTGCATTAGCCGGTTGGTTGGTCATGAAATCGATACACGATGCTGGGCAACGTGTGCAGATATACTTCTCAGATGCCGCAGGTTTAGTCGCAGGTCGAACAACGATTCGTTACCAAGGCTTAGAGGTGGGTATGGTGCGTGACATCACCTTGTCCAAAGATTTATCGAGCATCTACGTTGATGCTGACATCTACCCAGAAGCTAAGAAGCTTCTCTCAAAAGGCACTCGTTTTTGGCTTGTGAAGCCAACGGCAAGTTTGTCGGGTATCTCAGGGTTAGACGCTCTTGTTTCAGGTAACTATATTGCTATACACCCGAGCGAAACCAAAGAAGACCCAGAAACCGTTTTCCAAGCCTTAGAATCATCCCCTTCCGACTTACTGGCTTCTGAAGGTTTGAATATTTCACTGACGACCAAAGATCTAGGCGGTGTGTCTGTTGGTTCTCAAATCGTTTACCGCAAAATTCCAATTGGTGAAGTTTACAACTACCAACTAAACGACAACGCTAAATCCGTTACGATTCAAGCGTCGATTAAAGACGAATACAGCCATATCATCACCGACCAAAGCCGCTTTTGGAATGTCAGTGGTTTGGGTGCAAGTATTGGTTTTTCTGGTGTTGATGTTCGCTTAGAAAGCCTAAGTGCATTGCTTGGCGGTTCAATTGCGGTCGACTCTCCAGGAGAAGGCCAACCGGTTGAGATGAATACCAAGTTCAAGCTCTACCCAGATTTGAAAACAGCGGGTCGTGGTATCTCTATCAAGATCGCCGTTCCCGATGATAATAAGATCAGTGCAACGGGTGCTCCGATCATGTATCGAGGAATCGAAATCGGTCAAATCACTGACTTATCCTTAAGTGAAGGGCGCGAAAACGTCGTTGCATCTGCCGCTATCCAGCCTGCATTCAGTGACTTTTTGAATAGCGGCAGTAAATTCGTTCTAGAAGAAGCAGAACTATCGCTTACAGGCATGAAAAATATTGCCAACTTAGTGACAGGTAACTTTTTAACCTTGGTACCGGGTGAAGGTGAAAAAGCACGTCGATTTACTGCGATCCGTAAAAACGAGTTCAGTCAGGAACAAGAAAAGTCGGTCGCGATTCGCTTAACCTCAAACAATTCATTCGGGCTGGATGTCGGTACACAGCTTCTTTACAAAGGTATTGCTGTTGGCTCTATCATCCATGTGGGATTGGTTGATGGTGTTGGGACGGGCTCTGATAAACACGAAGTCTTCATGGATGCACTTATCGATAATGAATACGCGCACCTTATCAAAAGCCACAACCGTTTCTTTGTGACAGGCAGTGCGACGGCAGAACTAACCGAATCAGGCCTGAGTGTTACGGTCCCGCCGGCGAAGCAGCTTCTTACTGGCTCAATTAGCTTTGTGAGTGAAGGCAAATCTGAGGCTAGAACGAATTACCAGCTTTTCCAAAGTAAATCGTTAGCAGAAATCGCCAAGTTTAATCAGTCGGGTTCAAAGACGCTTTCGTTGTTTGCGAGTGAACTACCATCAATTTCTAAAGGCAGCCCACTACTCTACCGCAACCTACAAGTGGGTAGTATTTCTGATTTTCAGCTTGCAGACGGTGGCGTAAGAATTAAGGTCACGATCGAAAATCGTTACACGCACTTACTCAATAAACATACCGTTTTCTGGAACCGTTCAGGCGTTGAGGTTGATGCGTCGCTATCGGGTATAAGTATTAAAGCTGCACCGGTTAAAACCCTTATCCAAGGCGGTATTGCTTTTGACTCTCTGCCGGGAATCGACAACAAACTCGGCGATGTGTGGAAGCTTTATAAAGATTCGAAATCCGCTCGAAAATTTGGCCGCGCGATTACCATCACCTCTTCCGGCGATCAAGAAGTCAGCAAGGGCATGGCGATCAAATATCAAGGTGTCACTGTTGGTGAGGTTACTTTGGTGATTCCGAACTTCAACAAGGGCGGTATTGAAATTACTGCGCGTATTTTACCAGAGTACGTCGACAAGATTGCGGTGGCGAACAGTCACTTCTGGTTGGCTGAACCTGAGATTGGCCTTAACGGCATCAAAAACGTCTCTGCACTGCTCTCTAAGCACATAAATGTAGATCCTGGCAAAGGCGAAAGAAACACGAAATTTAAGCTCAGCAAGGGACCAGTGCAGCCTGAAGGTAAGATATTCCAGCTACAAAGCGAAACGCGAGGCTCGGTATCTGAAGGCACACCTATCCTATTCCGTGAGCTAGAAATCGGCAGTGTTATCGATGTTCAGCTAGGCGAGTTTGCTGACCGTATCATCTCTACAATTCAAATCGAGCCAGACTATGCCTACCTAATCCGCGCAAACACTGTGTTCTGGAACGTATCGGGCGTCGATGTCTCTATCGGTCTGTCAGGCGCAAACATCAAAGCTGGAACGGTAGACAGTTTATTACGAGGTGGTATTACATTCTCAACGCCACCGACGAATGAACTTCAACCAGTGGCTAGCGAAGATCAGTCTTTCTACCTCTATCCTAAAGCCGAAGATGAGTGGAAGTCATGGAGAACTGCGATTCCTCGCCCATAG
- a CDS encoding PaaI family thioesterase: MLTPLQKANFYLSMFGFFKVPLIWLCRPKLLALDNQHVEVKIPLKRRTKNHLNSMYFGVLAVGADVAGGFLAMSKSQQQGEKISLAFKEVTGNFLKRPEGDVHFTCNDGELINTMLAETMSTGERVNQPVTIIATCPSLHGDEPMAEFTLTLSIKKVPSRK, translated from the coding sequence ATGTTGACCCCTCTACAAAAAGCAAATTTCTACTTGAGCATGTTTGGTTTTTTCAAAGTGCCTCTGATCTGGCTGTGCAGGCCAAAATTGCTCGCACTGGATAACCAACATGTTGAGGTCAAAATCCCTCTTAAAAGACGAACGAAGAACCATCTTAATAGCATGTACTTTGGCGTATTGGCTGTGGGTGCTGATGTGGCGGGGGGCTTTCTTGCGATGAGCAAATCTCAGCAGCAAGGTGAAAAGATTTCGTTGGCATTTAAAGAGGTGACGGGTAACTTCTTAAAGCGTCCAGAAGGCGATGTGCATTTCACTTGTAACGACGGTGAGTTGATCAACACTATGCTTGCAGAAACCATGTCCACTGGGGAGCGAGTGAATCAACCCGTAACTATTATCGCGACTTGCCCATCTTTGCATGGCGACGAGCCGATGGCCGAGTTCACGCTAACGCTTTCGATTAAGAAAGTCCCGTCTCGAAAATAG
- a CDS encoding precorrin-2 dehydrogenase/sirohydrochlorin ferrochelatase family protein encodes MRYFPMFLDVENKPILVVGGGEVACRKVDSLLRAGADVTLVSPKVAPYLKQLVDENKLHWVQNFYSSQIISNNYLQVWATTDNPSLNHQVHNDAKKLGILVNVVDDLPYCDFITPSMINRGRIQIAISSGGASPVLVRNIREKLETVLPQNIGLIADFGASKRNSIKESFPTVDERRKFWERFLSSSFIEQVTDREQLESYYQQALTEGIDSEGQVTWIEFEQDVELLSMKALRLMQEAELVLSPSDCPFEFIDLCRRDAERESYANSGELSTKLEQARAEKLRVCVFIPPASVEFNLLVGKDLKLSAAKVLS; translated from the coding sequence ATGCGTTATTTCCCAATGTTTTTGGATGTAGAAAATAAGCCAATCTTAGTGGTTGGTGGAGGTGAGGTTGCTTGCCGTAAAGTCGACAGCTTGTTACGCGCTGGGGCTGATGTGACTTTGGTATCTCCCAAGGTCGCACCTTACTTAAAGCAGCTTGTTGATGAAAATAAACTTCACTGGGTGCAAAATTTTTACTCGTCACAGATCATATCGAATAATTACCTGCAGGTGTGGGCGACGACAGACAACCCAAGCTTGAATCATCAAGTACATAATGATGCAAAAAAATTGGGTATTCTTGTCAATGTGGTTGATGATTTACCCTATTGTGACTTCATTACGCCATCAATGATTAATCGCGGAAGGATCCAAATTGCCATCTCTAGTGGCGGTGCATCACCTGTTTTGGTGAGAAATATTAGAGAAAAACTCGAAACGGTATTGCCACAAAATATAGGTTTGATAGCAGATTTCGGTGCATCAAAACGCAATTCGATCAAAGAGTCATTCCCAACCGTCGACGAGCGTCGTAAGTTTTGGGAGCGTTTCTTGTCATCCAGTTTTATCGAGCAGGTGACTGACAGAGAGCAGTTAGAGTCTTACTATCAGCAAGCGCTAACGGAAGGCATTGATAGCGAAGGACAGGTGACTTGGATTGAATTCGAGCAGGACGTTGAGTTGCTGTCTATGAAGGCTTTACGTTTGATGCAAGAGGCAGAACTCGTACTTTCACCGAGCGATTGTCCATTTGAATTTATCGACCTGTGCCGCCGAGACGCAGAAAGAGAGAGCTATGCTAACAGCGGAGAGCTATCAACCAAGCTTGAGCAAGCAAGAGCTGAGAAATTGCGAGTGTGTGTGTTTATTCCACCAGCAAGCGTGGAGTTTAATCTGTTGGTCGGCAAAGACCTAAAACTGTCAGCGGCCAAAGTACTTAGTTGA
- a CDS encoding helix-turn-helix domain-containing protein codes for MSKYSRELKCIIAKQYLDGTSSLYLAKQYSISSRQIRYWAQVFAIHGTASFLPTKHAATAQTKRKALNLMWTNEWSLTHTSAVLNLSSPGILSVWLKRFNELGIKGLKMRQKGRPSMKQQPQRTTKPDNEMTLEELKEELVYLRTENAVLKKLEELEQEKNRRTKKKRS; via the coding sequence ATGTCCAAATATAGCCGAGAGCTAAAATGTATCATTGCTAAGCAATACTTAGATGGCACGTCATCTCTCTACTTAGCCAAACAATATTCAATTTCGTCAAGACAGATTCGGTATTGGGCTCAAGTGTTTGCCATCCACGGCACTGCTTCATTTTTACCAACTAAGCATGCTGCTACTGCTCAGACAAAACGAAAAGCATTGAATTTAATGTGGACGAATGAATGGTCTCTCACGCACACTAGCGCTGTATTAAACCTCTCATCCCCTGGGATACTCTCTGTCTGGCTCAAACGATTTAATGAGCTGGGTATCAAAGGGCTCAAAATGCGCCAGAAAGGAAGACCCTCAATGAAACAGCAACCTCAACGTACCACTAAGCCTGATAATGAAATGACGCTTGAGGAGCTAAAAGAGGAGTTGGTCTACTTACGAACCGAGAATGCCGTTCTAAAAAAGTTGGAAGAGTTGGAGCAGGAAAAAAACCGTCGAACAAAGAAAAAGCGGTCATAG